A genomic region of Arachis stenosperma cultivar V10309 chromosome 9, arast.V10309.gnm1.PFL2, whole genome shotgun sequence contains the following coding sequences:
- the LOC130951947 gene encoding germin-like protein subfamily 3 member 2: MLKEVSVLLLLLVFIIAAMASDPDPVMDFCIAKSPENVFECKNSSAATIEDFTFSGIKFPGNFKKTGFSSVAVNSNVFPGLNTLGVSFVRADFDVGGINVPHYHPRATEVAFVLEGKIYSGFVDTKNKVFAKVLEKGEVMVFPRGMLHFQLNVGDGPATILGSFDSQNPGLMRIPNAVFGSDIKVELLEKAFGLNSKELAKLKKKFSS; this comes from the coding sequence ATGTTGAAAGAAGTTTCAGTGCTGTTACTTCTTTTGGTATTCATTATTGCTGCTATGGCTTCTGATCCAGATCCAGTGATGGACTTCTGCATAGCCAAATCACCAGAAAACGTCTTCGAATGCAAGAACTCGTCCGCGGCAACCATAGAAGATTTCACCTTCTCTGGGATAAAGTTTCCAGGGAACTTCAAAAAAACTGGTTTTTCTTCTGTGGCTGTGAATTCAAATGTGTTTCCGGGTTTGAACACACTGGGGGTATCATTTGTGAGAGCAGATTTTGATGTTGGTGGTATCAATGTTCCTCACTACCATCCAAGAGCAACAGAGGTTGCTTTTGTGCTGGAGGGGAAGATTTATTCAGGATTTGTTGACACGAAGAACAAGGTTTTTGCCAAAGTTCTGGAGAAAGGGGAGGTAATGGTTTTTCCAAGAGGAATGCTGCATTTTCAGTTGAATGTTGGAGATGGCCCTGCTACTATTTTGGGAAGCTTTGATAGCCAGAATCCTGGTTTGATGAGAATTCCAAATGCAGTTTTTGGTTCTGATATAAAGGTGGAGCTTTTGGAGAAGGCTTTT